A stretch of Natator depressus isolate rNatDep1 chromosome 2, rNatDep2.hap1, whole genome shotgun sequence DNA encodes these proteins:
- the NXPH1 gene encoding neurexophilin-1, whose protein sequence is MQAVYWYAVLLLQPTLYLVTCANLTNGGKSELLKSSSSKSTLKHIWTESSKDLSISRLLSQTFHGKENDTDLDLRYDAPETYSEQDLWDWLRNSTDLQEPRPRAKRRPIVKTGKFKKMFGWGDFHSNIKTVKLNLLITGKIVDHGNGTFSVYFRHNSTGQGNVSVSLVPPTKIVEFDLAQQTVIDAKDSKSFNCRIEYEKVDKATKNTLCNYDPSKTCYQEQTQSHVSWLCSKPFKVICIYISFYSTDYKLVQKVCPDYNYHSDTPYFPSG, encoded by the coding sequence gTCACATGTGCAAATTTAACAAATGGCGGCAAATCAGAACTTCTAAAATCAAGCAGCTCCAAATCCACACTAAAGCACATATGGACAGAAAGCAGCAAAGACTTGTCCATCAGCCGACTGCTATCACAGACTTTTCATGGCAAAGAAAATGATACAGATTTGGACCTGCGATATGATGCCCCAGAAACATATTCTGAGCAAGATCTCTGGGATTGGCTGAGGAACTCCACAGATCTTCAAGAGCCTCGACCCAGAGCAAAGAGACGGCCCATTGTCAAGACTGGGAAATTTAAGAAAATGTTTGGCTGGGGTGACTTTCATTCCAACATCAAAACTGTGAAGTTAAATCTTTTAATAACTGGGAAAATTGTTGATCATGGCAATGGGACGTTTAGCGTTTATTTCAGGCACAATTCCACTGGCCAAGGGAATGTATCTGTGAGCCTGGTACCCCCAACCAAAATAGTGGAATTTGACTTGGCACAACAAACGGTGATTGATGCCAAAGATTCCAAGTCCTTTAACTGTCGCATCGAATATGAAAAGGTCGACAAGGCTACCAAGAACACACTCTGCAACTATGACCCTTCAAAAACATGTTATCAGGAGCAGACCCAAAGTCATGTGTCATGGCTCTGCTCCAAGCCCTTTAAAGTAATCTGTATTTACATTTCCTTTTATAGTACAGATTATAAACTAGTACAGAAGGTGTGTCCTGATTATAACTACCACAGTGACACGCCCTACTTCCCTTCGGGTTGA